One segment of Methanolinea sp. DNA contains the following:
- a CDS encoding ATP-binding cassette domain-containing protein, producing the protein MRGDRVVLHRITLTIREGEHVAILGPNGSGKSTLVRTFARELYPAAGGTDDVVFRFRGRETWDVFSLRSSLGIVSPDLQLRFSRGIRGRDVVLSGFFSSIGLFRHEVTPEMRERAERTMEFLGISHLADRTMDSLSPGEARRFLIGRALVHGPRTLILDEPTTSLDLSALHTFRDTIRRVAREGVGIIMVTHALHDIIPEISRVILMREGRIAMDGRKEDVLTEGNLQDLFGVPVRVREENGYYYASGY; encoded by the coding sequence GTGCGGGGGGACAGGGTAGTCCTCCACAGGATCACCCTCACGATCCGCGAGGGCGAGCACGTCGCCATCCTCGGGCCGAACGGCTCGGGGAAGTCGACCCTCGTGAGGACGTTTGCCCGGGAGCTCTACCCTGCCGCGGGCGGGACGGACGACGTCGTCTTCCGGTTCCGCGGCCGCGAGACGTGGGACGTCTTCTCGCTCCGGTCGTCGCTCGGCATCGTCTCCCCCGACCTGCAGCTCCGGTTCTCGCGGGGGATCCGGGGGCGCGACGTCGTCCTCTCGGGGTTCTTCTCGAGCATCGGGCTCTTCCGCCACGAGGTCACGCCCGAGATGCGGGAGAGGGCGGAGAGGACAATGGAGTTCCTCGGGATCTCCCACCTCGCCGACCGCACGATGGACAGCCTCTCCCCCGGGGAGGCGCGCCGGTTCCTCATCGGGAGGGCCCTCGTCCACGGTCCCCGCACGCTCATCCTCGACGAGCCCACGACGAGCCTCGACCTCTCCGCGCTCCACACGTTCCGGGACACGATCCGGAGGGTCGCGCGCGAGGGCGTCGGGATCATCATGGTCACCCACGCCCTCCACGACATCATCCCCGAGATCTCGCGCGTCATCCTGATGAGGGAGGGGAGGATCGCGATGGACGGGAGGAAGGAGGACGTGCTGACGGAAGGGAACCTGCAGGACCTCTTCGGGGTGCCCGTGCGCGTGCGCGAGGAGAACGGGTACTACTACGCGAGCGGTTACTAA
- a CDS encoding phosphoribosylanthranilate isomerase, which yields MKICGITTPGDARLAEEAGADAVGVVLFSDSPRCVSPAVAREIFSALGPFVTRVCVSTTRSRRDLGEILDLNPDAVQISLPLAEELPVRTIGIHDGTGPLPAHVDAIVLDASRGTGRLFDPALAARIAGESPVPVILAGGLTPGNVAEAVRRVRPYGVDVSSGVESSVGRKDPGLVSAFVRRAKEALHA from the coding sequence GTGAAGATCTGCGGGATCACGACGCCGGGGGACGCCCGGCTCGCGGAGGAGGCGGGGGCAGACGCGGTCGGCGTCGTGCTCTTCTCCGACTCGCCGCGCTGCGTGAGCCCCGCCGTTGCCCGGGAGATCTTCTCCGCCCTCGGCCCGTTCGTGACGCGGGTCTGCGTCTCGACGACGCGCTCCCGCCGGGACCTCGGGGAGATCCTCGACCTGAATCCCGATGCCGTCCAGATCTCCCTCCCCCTCGCGGAGGAGCTCCCGGTCCGGACGATCGGCATCCACGACGGGACCGGCCCGCTGCCCGCCCACGTCGATGCCATCGTGCTGGACGCGAGCAGGGGCACGGGCAGGCTGTTTGATCCCGCGCTCGCCGCGAGGATCGCGGGGGAGAGCCCGGTTCCGGTTATCCTCGCCGGCGGACTCACGCCGGGGAACGTCGCGGAGGCGGTCAGGCGCGTCCGACCCTACGGCGTGGACGTCTCGAGCGGCGTCGAGTCATCGGTGGGGAGGAAAGACCCCGGGCTCGTCAGCGCGTTCGTCCGCAGGGCGAAGGAGGCACTCCATGCCTGA
- a CDS encoding DUF1894 domain-containing protein, whose amino-acid sequence MPQEACFNRFWSDIVLKNSTPEECDAEVKKKCREYYLVSPGYLFRGVPLKLPCPMLLGIKVKKKRLLVPYRKPCYGLSLYAIETDEEEIGEIRRTLAGS is encoded by the coding sequence GTGCCACAGGAAGCCTGCTTCAACCGGTTCTGGAGTGATATCGTGCTCAAGAACAGCACGCCGGAAGAGTGCGATGCGGAGGTGAAAAAAAAGTGCCGTGAGTATTACCTCGTATCCCCGGGATACCTCTTCCGCGGCGTTCCCCTGAAGCTGCCCTGTCCCATGCTCCTTGGGATCAAGGTGAAGAAGAAGAGACTCCTCGTCCCGTACAGGAAACCCTGCTACGGGCTCTCCCTGTACGCAATCGAGACCGACGAGGAGGAGATAGGGGAGATCCGGAGGACTCTCGCGGGCTCGTAG
- the trpB gene encoding tryptophan synthase subunit beta produces MPDPSRFGVYGGRFVPETLMAALDELEGAFRTIVPGREFREELGFYLHEYAGRPTPLTFCRNLSRDFGCRVYLKREDLLHSGAHKLNNALGQGLLAKFMGKRRLVAETGAGQHGVATAIAGAVLGMEVEVYMGTEDIRRQALNVARMEMLGARVIPVATGSRTLKDAINEALRDWVANVQTTHYLIGSVVGPHPFPTMVRDFQTVIGTETREQILGKEGRLPDAIVACVGGGSNAIGIFTPFLGEATKLYGAEAGGEGPGGKHGATLCRGRPGVLHGTYTYLIQDAFGQILESHSISAGLDYPGVGPEHSFLRDCGRVEYRPVTDREAIDAFLHLSRAEGIIPALESAHAVALAEKVAGDLAADDILVVNLSGRGDKDVAQVAEITGGAR; encoded by the coding sequence ATGCCTGACCCCTCGCGGTTCGGGGTGTACGGGGGCCGGTTCGTGCCCGAGACCCTCATGGCCGCGCTCGACGAGCTCGAGGGGGCGTTCCGGACGATAGTCCCCGGCAGGGAGTTCCGCGAGGAACTCGGGTTCTACCTCCACGAGTACGCGGGGAGGCCAACCCCCCTCACCTTCTGCAGGAACCTCTCCCGGGACTTCGGCTGCAGGGTGTACCTCAAGAGGGAGGACCTCCTCCACTCCGGGGCCCACAAGCTGAACAATGCCCTCGGGCAGGGACTCCTCGCGAAGTTCATGGGGAAGAGGCGGCTCGTCGCGGAGACGGGGGCCGGCCAGCACGGCGTCGCGACGGCGATTGCGGGGGCGGTGCTCGGGATGGAGGTCGAGGTCTACATGGGGACCGAGGACATCCGGCGGCAGGCCCTCAACGTGGCGAGGATGGAGATGCTCGGCGCCCGCGTCATCCCGGTCGCGACGGGCTCCCGCACGCTCAAGGACGCGATCAACGAGGCCCTGCGCGACTGGGTCGCGAACGTCCAGACGACCCACTACCTTATAGGATCCGTGGTCGGTCCCCACCCGTTCCCCACGATGGTCAGGGACTTCCAGACGGTGATAGGGACCGAGACGAGGGAGCAGATCCTCGGGAAGGAGGGGAGGCTCCCCGACGCGATCGTCGCGTGCGTCGGCGGGGGATCGAACGCGATCGGCATCTTCACCCCTTTCCTCGGGGAGGCAACGAAACTCTACGGTGCCGAGGCGGGGGGCGAAGGACCGGGGGGGAAGCACGGGGCGACACTCTGCCGGGGACGGCCCGGCGTGCTCCACGGGACGTACACGTACCTCATCCAGGACGCTTTCGGCCAAATCCTCGAGTCGCACTCCATCTCGGCCGGCCTCGATTACCCGGGTGTCGGGCCCGAGCACAGCTTCCTGCGCGACTGCGGGAGGGTGGAGTACCGCCCCGTGACGGACAGGGAGGCCATCGACGCGTTCCTCCACCTCTCGCGGGCGGAGGGGATCATCCCTGCCCTCGAGTCGGCCCACGCGGTCGCGCTCGCGGAGAAGGTCGCGGGGGACCTCGCCGCGGACGACATCCTCGTCGTCAACCTCTCGGGCCGCGGTGACAAGGACGTCGCGCAGGTCGCGGAGATCACGGGGGGTGCCCGGTGA
- the trpD gene encoding anthranilate phosphoribosyltransferase produces the protein MREALRLIAAGRTLPPEVARSAMEQIVTGGASPALAAAFLAALRTRGETPGEIAAFCSVLSEHAVRISPQVSGTLTDTCGTGGDGASTFNVSTAAAIVAAAAGVPVVKHGNRAVSSRCGSADVLEALGVTVDLPPSAVCRLVEEIGIGFLFAPAFHPAFRNVAAVRRELGIETVFNILGPLLNPAGAPARLLGVSSPSLVGPVAEALRLMGVRRALVVHGSGIDEITVTGETLVAELDGGRIEHYAVSPPDLGIPVYSPGEIRGGGREENARIVTDVLGGRGKAAARAIVAVNAGAALYVAGEATDIGDGTERAVDAIASGMAREKLGALVDLSGRAA, from the coding sequence GTGAGGGAGGCACTCAGACTCATCGCCGCGGGGAGAACCCTCCCGCCCGAGGTTGCCCGCAGCGCGATGGAGCAGATCGTCACGGGCGGGGCCTCGCCGGCGTTGGCGGCCGCATTCCTCGCGGCGCTCCGGACGCGAGGGGAGACGCCCGGGGAGATCGCCGCGTTCTGCAGCGTCCTCTCGGAGCACGCGGTCAGGATCTCCCCGCAGGTGAGCGGCACGCTCACCGACACGTGCGGGACGGGGGGCGACGGCGCATCCACGTTCAACGTCAGCACGGCGGCCGCGATCGTCGCCGCGGCGGCGGGCGTCCCGGTCGTGAAGCACGGGAACCGGGCGGTGAGCAGCAGGTGCGGGTCCGCCGACGTCCTCGAGGCCCTCGGGGTCACCGTCGACCTCCCCCCGTCGGCCGTCTGCCGGCTCGTGGAGGAGATCGGGATCGGTTTCCTCTTCGCGCCCGCGTTCCACCCCGCGTTCCGGAACGTCGCGGCAGTCCGGCGGGAACTCGGCATCGAGACGGTCTTCAACATCCTCGGCCCCCTCCTCAACCCGGCGGGGGCGCCCGCGCGGCTGCTCGGCGTCTCCTCCCCCTCCCTCGTAGGACCCGTCGCAGAAGCCCTCCGCCTCATGGGCGTCCGGCGGGCACTCGTCGTGCACGGGTCGGGCATCGACGAGATCACCGTTACCGGCGAGACCCTCGTTGCCGAACTCGATGGCGGGCGGATCGAGCACTACGCGGTCTCGCCCCCGGACCTCGGCATCCCGGTGTACTCGCCCGGGGAGATCCGCGGGGGAGGGAGGGAAGAGAACGCGCGGATCGTCACCGACGTGCTCGGGGGGCGCGGGAAGGCCGCTGCCCGCGCCATCGTCGCGGTGAACGCGGGTGCCGCGCTGTACGTCGCGGGGGAGGCAACGGACATCGGCGACGGGACCGAGCGCGCCGTGGACGCGATCGCGTCCGGCATGGCCCGGGAAAAGCTCGGCGCGCTCGTCGATCTCTCCGGGAGGGCAGCATGA
- the trpA gene encoding tryptophan synthase subunit alpha: MTTRLGEAFSSAGRPLLVACLVAGDPSPEATPALMRAAAAAGADAIELVMPHSDPVADGPVMQRAMQRALSAGTTPDTLFAIVQEFRAGSEVPVVILTYANIPVQRGIGTFYRDAARAGADAVAVADVPLEEAGPFCRAAREAGVDPVLFASVTTSGDRLRRIAACAGGFLYLVSVLGVTGVREGVDPRIPRLVGEAKAVSGIPVVAGFGIGAPAHVRAFAEAGVDGVIVGSAIVAEVERTLGDPDLVAGAVGAKVSELARALGDQPPG, from the coding sequence GTGACCACGCGCCTTGGGGAGGCATTCTCCTCCGCGGGGAGGCCCCTCCTCGTCGCGTGCCTCGTCGCGGGTGACCCCTCCCCCGAAGCAACGCCCGCGCTCATGCGCGCGGCAGCGGCAGCGGGTGCCGACGCCATCGAGCTCGTGATGCCCCATTCCGACCCCGTCGCGGACGGCCCGGTGATGCAGAGGGCGATGCAGCGCGCCCTCTCGGCCGGAACGACCCCGGACACCCTCTTTGCCATCGTCCAGGAGTTCCGGGCAGGGTCGGAGGTGCCGGTCGTGATCCTCACGTACGCGAACATCCCCGTCCAGAGGGGGATCGGGACGTTCTACAGGGACGCGGCACGCGCGGGCGCCGACGCGGTCGCCGTCGCGGACGTCCCGCTCGAGGAGGCGGGTCCTTTCTGCAGGGCGGCACGCGAGGCAGGGGTCGACCCCGTCCTCTTCGCGAGCGTGACGACGTCGGGAGATCGCCTGCGGCGGATCGCGGCATGCGCCGGCGGTTTCCTGTATCTCGTCTCGGTCCTCGGGGTCACGGGCGTCAGGGAAGGTGTCGACCCGCGCATCCCTCGACTCGTCGGGGAGGCAAAGGCCGTCTCGGGCATCCCCGTGGTCGCGGGTTTCGGGATAGGGGCTCCCGCCCACGTCCGGGCGTTCGCGGAAGCCGGCGTGGACGGGGTCATCGTCGGGTCGGCCATCGTCGCCGAGGTCGAGAGGACCCTCGGGGACCCGGACCTTGTGGCAGGTGCCGTGGGGGCAAAGGTGAGTGAACTTGCGCGGGCCCTGGGGGACCAGCCCCCCGGGTGA
- a CDS encoding ATP-binding protein, which produces MERTLFSKYPLSTYLVVSIFCILIVAVAGLVFISYVSMERTLSENARFVQLQTENSIDAVFKAREEAYLVLERSLDERMEAAFVPFLAEYERAGGDPARMDLARVKRDIGGDMELYVIDQNATIVATTYPPELGLRFGDYAPYFVEYLTRIRLSEGYFPDKIVSEKSTGAMRKFAYMPAPDHAHVLEMGLPVRLPEDPAFRYLDRDIVMEVEKSNPYLVGVRIFDTTLREKVGGNTVEVTDPELRERLESVRSTRRTLEVSDPRSGNTTRYLFVDLRDERTGSDVSRIIELSYTMLPVKKTLEGALLSHVIVGFAFLLGCASLAFFTIRKFTGPIRRMERDLDIIAGGNLDHPVTRPLGRDLLHLEESITRMGSRLKETLVEVRKSEENYRELVEGSNSIIMRCAPDGTILFMNRFGLEFFGYGEDEIAGKSITEAISGPAARAGEGGMLPFFRLSECPMRTRDGREVWVAWTHRIVGREGGRPAEILSIGTDISRQKEAEREIQELNARLEQKVEERTSQLIETIRNLESFTYSVSHDLRAPLRAISGYSSILLSGLQDIPPRERQYLERIQRSANEMGDLIDDLLTYSRIGGTALHRKVVDPGGIVNEVLSGFHGEIQRYRAEVRVGEMPPCSADPGLLKQVYHNLIGNALKFSRTRERPLVEVGAFVRDGVPVYYVRDNGIGFDMRYAEKIFGVFERLCDTGQYEGTGVGLAIARRIVELHGGEIWAESEPGRGATFSFTLGPAGGGG; this is translated from the coding sequence ATGGAGCGAACCCTCTTCAGCAAGTACCCGCTCTCTACCTACCTCGTGGTCTCGATCTTCTGCATCCTGATCGTCGCGGTCGCCGGACTCGTCTTCATAAGCTACGTCTCGATGGAACGGACACTCTCCGAGAACGCGCGGTTCGTCCAGCTCCAGACCGAGAATAGCATCGATGCCGTTTTCAAGGCGAGGGAGGAGGCGTACCTCGTCCTCGAGAGGAGCCTCGACGAGAGGATGGAGGCTGCATTCGTCCCGTTCCTCGCCGAGTACGAGAGGGCGGGGGGAGATCCCGCCCGCATGGACCTCGCCCGCGTGAAGAGGGATATCGGGGGCGACATGGAGCTCTACGTCATCGACCAGAACGCCACGATCGTCGCGACGACGTATCCCCCCGAGCTCGGGCTCCGTTTCGGGGACTACGCCCCCTACTTCGTCGAGTATCTCACCCGTATCCGCCTCTCGGAGGGTTACTTCCCCGACAAGATCGTGAGCGAGAAATCGACGGGCGCGATGAGGAAGTTCGCCTACATGCCTGCGCCCGACCACGCCCACGTCCTCGAGATGGGCCTGCCCGTAAGGCTCCCCGAAGACCCCGCATTCAGGTACCTCGACAGGGACATCGTGATGGAGGTCGAGAAGTCGAACCCCTACCTCGTGGGAGTGAGGATCTTCGACACCACTCTCCGGGAGAAGGTCGGCGGGAACACCGTCGAGGTGACCGATCCCGAGCTCAGGGAGAGGCTCGAGAGCGTGCGCAGCACCCGCCGCACGCTGGAGGTCTCCGATCCGCGTTCCGGGAACACGACGAGGTACCTCTTCGTCGACCTACGGGACGAGAGGACCGGGTCCGACGTGAGCCGTATCATCGAGCTTTCCTACACGATGCTCCCCGTCAAAAAGACGCTCGAGGGCGCCCTCCTCTCCCACGTCATCGTCGGCTTCGCATTCCTCCTCGGCTGCGCCTCCCTTGCCTTCTTCACGATAAGGAAGTTCACAGGCCCGATCAGGAGGATGGAGAGGGATCTTGACATCATCGCAGGCGGCAATCTCGATCACCCCGTCACACGCCCCCTGGGCAGGGATCTCCTCCACCTCGAGGAGAGCATCACGAGGATGGGCTCCCGGCTGAAGGAGACCCTCGTCGAGGTGAGGAAGAGCGAGGAGAACTACAGGGAACTCGTCGAGGGTTCAAACAGCATCATCATGCGGTGCGCCCCGGACGGGACCATCCTGTTCATGAACCGCTTCGGGCTCGAATTCTTCGGGTACGGCGAGGACGAGATCGCGGGCAAATCGATCACGGAGGCGATCTCCGGCCCGGCAGCGCGAGCGGGGGAGGGGGGCATGCTCCCCTTCTTCCGACTGTCCGAGTGCCCGATGCGGACGCGGGACGGGAGGGAGGTGTGGGTGGCGTGGACCCACAGGATTGTCGGGCGCGAGGGGGGGAGGCCCGCCGAGATCCTCTCCATCGGGACCGACATCTCCCGCCAGAAGGAGGCAGAGAGGGAGATACAGGAGCTCAACGCCCGGCTCGAGCAGAAGGTCGAGGAGAGGACGTCGCAGCTCATCGAGACGATCCGGAACCTCGAGTCATTCACGTACTCCGTCTCGCACGATCTCCGCGCCCCGCTCCGGGCCATCTCCGGGTACTCCTCGATCCTCCTCTCGGGCCTCCAGGACATTCCCCCCCGCGAGAGGCAGTACCTCGAGCGTATCCAGAGGAGCGCAAACGAGATGGGGGACCTGATCGACGACCTCCTCACCTACTCGCGGATCGGGGGAACAGCGCTCCACAGGAAGGTCGTCGACCCGGGCGGGATCGTGAACGAGGTCCTCTCGGGGTTCCATGGCGAGATCCAGAGGTACCGTGCCGAGGTGAGGGTCGGGGAGATGCCGCCCTGCAGTGCCGACCCGGGGCTCCTCAAGCAGGTCTACCACAACCTGATAGGAAACGCGCTCAAGTTCTCGCGGACGCGGGAGAGGCCCCTCGTCGAGGTGGGGGCATTCGTCCGCGACGGTGTCCCGGTGTACTACGTGAGGGACAACGGGATAGGGTTCGACATGCGGTACGCGGAGAAGATCTTCGGGGTCTTCGAGAGGCTCTGCGACACCGGGCAGTACGAGGGCACGGGGGTCGGCCTCGCCATCGCGAGGAGGATCGTCGAGCTGCACGGCGGGGAGATCTGGGCAGAGTCGGAGCCCGGCCGCGGGGCGACATTCTCCTTCACCCTCGGGCCCGCGGGCGGGGGAGGCTGA
- a CDS encoding Xaa-Pro peptidase family protein, producing MRRFRERMDLVHPGWELSVFFGRVNLYYFTGTIQDGMLLVPRDGREEFWVRRSYRRALAESEFPVILPMESFRDAAVSLPRIPKTAHIEANVVPVGLLERFRKYFPVRKTLGLDPEVAWVRARKTPYEISLLRRAGEIHRLVLEEDVPALLREGMSEAALATGVYGRMVSRGHEGIVRFGSFNTEIEVGQVAFGENSLYPTCFNGPGGCRGMGPAAPVLGDPARKLARGDLVFIDNACMVGGYQTDKTMTYVFCGSLPRDAREVHERCVEIAGEMASMLVPGAVPSRIYSEVTGGLEPEFLEHFMGDHRPRVRFLGHGVGLVVDEPPVIAPGFDEPLEEGMAIALEPKYAFPGVGLLGVEDTYLVTPRGGVSITGENPGPVEVG from the coding sequence ATGCGCAGGTTCCGGGAACGGATGGACCTCGTGCACCCCGGGTGGGAGCTCTCCGTGTTCTTCGGGAGGGTCAACCTCTACTACTTCACGGGGACGATCCAGGACGGGATGCTCCTCGTGCCGCGGGACGGCCGGGAGGAGTTCTGGGTGCGGAGGAGCTACCGGCGGGCGCTCGCCGAGTCGGAGTTCCCCGTCATCCTCCCGATGGAGTCGTTCCGGGATGCGGCCGTGAGTCTCCCCCGCATCCCCAAGACCGCCCACATCGAGGCAAACGTCGTCCCTGTCGGCCTCCTCGAGAGATTCAGGAAGTACTTCCCCGTCCGGAAAACCCTCGGCCTTGATCCGGAGGTGGCGTGGGTCAGGGCGAGGAAGACCCCGTACGAGATCTCGCTCCTCCGGAGGGCAGGGGAGATCCACAGGCTCGTCCTCGAGGAGGACGTCCCCGCCCTCCTGCGCGAGGGGATGAGCGAGGCCGCCCTCGCGACCGGGGTCTACGGGCGGATGGTCTCCCGCGGGCACGAGGGGATCGTCCGTTTCGGGAGCTTCAACACGGAGATCGAGGTGGGGCAGGTCGCGTTCGGGGAGAACTCGCTCTACCCCACGTGCTTCAACGGGCCCGGCGGGTGCAGGGGGATGGGGCCCGCCGCCCCCGTCCTCGGCGACCCGGCCCGGAAGCTCGCGCGCGGCGACCTCGTCTTCATCGACAACGCGTGCATGGTGGGCGGTTACCAGACGGACAAGACGATGACCTACGTCTTCTGCGGCTCGCTCCCGCGGGACGCCCGGGAGGTCCACGAGCGGTGCGTGGAGATCGCGGGGGAGATGGCCTCGATGCTCGTCCCGGGGGCGGTCCCCTCCCGGATCTACTCCGAGGTCACCGGGGGACTCGAGCCGGAGTTCCTCGAGCACTTCATGGGCGACCACAGGCCGCGGGTCCGCTTCCTCGGCCACGGCGTGGGGCTCGTGGTGGACGAGCCCCCTGTCATCGCCCCCGGGTTCGACGAGCCACTCGAGGAGGGCATGGCGATCGCCCTCGAGCCGAAGTATGCCTTCCCGGGGGTGGGCCTGCTCGGCGTCGAGGACACGTACCTCGTGACGCCGCGCGGCGGGGTGAGCATCACCGGGGAGAATCCCGGCCCCGTGGAAGTGGGATGA
- a CDS encoding indole-3-glycerol phosphate synthase TrpC codes for MILDAIVAATAERVAQLPRVETDTAHAPRAARGFYDVVRREPGKNAVIAEVKSASPSRGVLRGDLDPRGFALAMVSSGCAALSVITEPRFFRGSTSHLAAVRAAVPVPILRKDFVIDPRQVAESRALGADAVLLIASLLGERLPDYVELSRAHGLEPLVEVHTAGELERALSTGTRMVGINNRNLSDMRVDLSVTARLAPRAREAGCRVVSESGYTWPCDVRRFRDSVDGFLIGSSIVRARDPRKKLEGFLFA; via the coding sequence ATGATCCTCGACGCGATCGTCGCGGCCACCGCCGAGCGGGTCGCGCAGCTCCCGCGGGTGGAAACGGACACCGCGCACGCGCCGCGCGCGGCGCGGGGATTTTACGACGTGGTCCGGCGCGAGCCCGGGAAAAACGCGGTCATCGCCGAGGTGAAGTCCGCATCTCCATCCCGGGGGGTGCTCCGCGGGGACCTCGATCCCCGCGGCTTTGCCCTCGCCATGGTCTCGTCGGGATGCGCCGCCCTCTCGGTCATCACGGAACCCCGGTTCTTTCGCGGGAGCACGTCGCACCTCGCCGCGGTCCGGGCTGCGGTTCCCGTGCCGATCCTCCGGAAGGACTTCGTCATCGACCCGCGGCAGGTCGCGGAGAGCCGGGCGCTCGGTGCGGATGCGGTCCTCCTGATCGCGTCCCTCCTCGGGGAGAGGCTCCCCGACTATGTCGAGCTTTCGCGGGCGCACGGGCTCGAGCCGCTCGTCGAGGTCCACACCGCGGGGGAGCTCGAGCGCGCGCTCTCCACGGGGACGCGGATGGTCGGCATCAACAACAGGAACCTCTCGGACATGCGCGTGGACCTCTCCGTTACCGCGCGGCTCGCGCCCCGCGCGCGCGAGGCGGGGTGCCGCGTCGTCTCCGAGAGCGGGTACACGTGGCCCTGCGACGTCCGGAGGTTCCGGGACAGTGTGGACGGGTTCCTGATCGGCTCCTCGATAGTCCGCGCCCGGGACCCGCGGAAGAAGCTGGAGGGATTCCTATTCGCGTGA
- a CDS encoding ABC transporter ATP-binding protein, whose protein sequence is MAGDPIIRLVDVTKVYSLPAGDVVALDRVSMEIGQGEFVAIMGPSGSGKTTLLNQLGCLDRPTSGDLFICGRNAREMTDRELTDLRLRAIGYVFQRFNLIPLLSAYENVEFPHLLKHRRPDTSGRIWDLLAAVGIDRETARRRPEELSGGQQQRVAIARALVNDPQILLCDEPTGNLDSVTGQQIMGVLSELHRAGRTVVVVTHDPGVAKYAGRIVRVRDGRVT, encoded by the coding sequence GTGGCGGGGGACCCGATCATCCGGCTCGTGGACGTGACGAAGGTCTATTCCCTCCCCGCGGGCGACGTCGTTGCCCTTGACCGGGTCTCGATGGAGATCGGGCAGGGGGAGTTCGTCGCCATCATGGGCCCCTCGGGGTCGGGCAAGACGACCCTCCTCAACCAGCTGGGCTGCCTCGACCGGCCGACGTCGGGGGACCTCTTCATCTGCGGCCGGAACGCGCGGGAGATGACCGACAGGGAACTCACGGACCTGAGGCTGCGTGCAATCGGGTACGTCTTCCAGCGGTTCAACCTCATCCCGCTCCTCTCGGCGTACGAGAACGTCGAGTTCCCGCACCTCCTGAAGCACAGGCGGCCGGACACCTCGGGCCGCATATGGGATCTCCTCGCCGCGGTGGGGATAGACAGGGAGACGGCGAGGCGCAGGCCCGAGGAACTCTCCGGCGGGCAGCAGCAGCGCGTCGCGATTGCCCGGGCGCTCGTCAACGACCCGCAGATCCTCCTCTGCGACGAGCCGACGGGGAACCTCGACTCCGTGACCGGCCAGCAGATCATGGGAGTGCTCTCGGAGCTCCACCGGGCCGGGAGGACGGTCGTGGTCGTCACGCACGACCCGGGCGTCGCGAAGTACGCGGGGAGGATCGTGAGGGTGAGGGACGGGAGGGTGACATGA